The sequence CCGGCGACCGGAGTCGGTCATCCGCTGGACCATGTTGATGTCCAGCACTTCGTCGTCCAGCCCCGGGAGGAGCTGATCGACGAGTTCGGCCTCTTTCAGGGGGAGCCCGGATTCGAGCGCCGCCTTCATCGACGTGATGTCGCCGTCCTGTACCTTGCGGCCGAGCCGCGTGCGCGGTTCCCAGCCGTCGCCGTAATCGTTACTGCTCATTGTCCTCCATCAGTCGTTCGCGCACTTCGTCGAAGTGCTCGGGGAGGTCCGTCGCGTCGAGGTCGCCGCTGTACAGCGGTTCGTCCAGCTGTTCAGCGTACTCGGCGATATGCTCGCCGCGATTGCGCGACCAGTCCGCGAGGACGTTATCGCTGTGCGGAATTTCGAGTCCCGCGTCGATTGCGCCTTCCTGTACTGCGAACACCTTGTTGCCCGGTGTCGCGGTGTTGAGACCGATGTCGAGGACGGCCTCAGAGAGGCCTGCCTCGATCGCCCGCATCCCCGCGAGATACCCCGTGAGATACGCGCTGGGGAGGTTGCCCGTGGGGGCGTCCCAGCCGTACTCATCGAGGTCCTCGGAGGAGGCGGCCACGTGCGTCTCGTCACCGTCGGGACCGGGTGTGATCAGCTGCGCCCTGACGTGTCGGTTGCTCACGCGAGCAACCAGACGCGGCTTGCCGGATTTCAGCAGGCGCAACCTCTGGTGGTAGTCGGTTCGGTCCTCGCGGCGACGCCGCATCGGGACCTTGTATCGTGGGCCTGTAGCCATTAGTCGCTCACCTCAACGTCGTAGTTGTTCTCGATGTACGCTTCGAGTCGCGCCACGCTGTCGAACTCCCCACCGCCAGCCTTGTTGTAGAGCTCGCGGTACTGGGTGCGGTCGAGCGGGCCGTCGTCGCGCAACTCACGCAGACGGCGGCGCTGGGCGCGGATGCGACTCGTCCAATCTTCCTTGCTGTTCTTCCGGGCGCCGGCGGTCCCGCGGCGGGAGCCGGCACCGGTCTGGTGACCGTAGGCTCGCTTGTCGGCCCGTTCGCGGGCGCGACCACGCGAGTTGCCCGAGGCGTCTTTCTGCTGAATCGTGCCCTGATCGACCAGGTCACGGATGTCTTCGCGGGTGATCGCGTCCGCGATTTCACCTTGTTCCTCCGGATCGAACCACACGCGGTCTTCGCCCACGTCGAGGACGTCGGCAGCGAGCCGCTTCTGTGCGCTCAGATCAGTCATTCAGCTTCCTCCTCGACTTCGACCTCGATGTACGTCGGGTTGAGGACGCGAATCTCGCGGTCCTCGCAGACGTCTTCGATGCGTTCGCGCTTGCGCGCGCCCACGCCGCTCGCGATGCGGACGGCCTCGGTGTCGGGGTCGACCCCCTCGAGGTCGTCCGTGTTGTGGACGCGAACCTCTTCGAAGCCGCTCGGGTGCAGGCCGCGGGCCGCCTTCGGCGAGCGGTAGCCCGCCTCGACGACTGCGCCCTTGCCCTTGATACCGCGTCGCTGCTTCGAGAGCGTCCCTCGCGGCTTGCGCCACGACGGGTCGACGCGCTTTTTCTTGTGGTGGTCCTGCCGGTTGAACTTCGGCTTGCCCTGACGGCGCTTCTGGACCAGTGCGCGTGCGGCCTCGTCGTCGAGGTCCGGCGTCTTGTCGGCGTGGCCGCGGGGACGGAGCTCCGTCTCCGCTTCCTCGCTTTCGTCTTCGGCTTCTTCGGTTTCCTCTTCGACTTCGGCCTCGGTCTCTTCGCTGACCTCGAGGCCACCGACGTCGGCTTTGATTCGCGCTGCGAGCGCGTTGCCGACGCCGTCGATGTCTGCCAGTTCCGACTGGCTCGCGGCCTTGAGGTCCTCGATGGACTCGTAGCCGGCTGCGCGGATCGCTTCCGCTTTCGAGGGACCGACGCCACCGATGTCTTCGATGTCCTGAATCTCGTCGCTCATCTACGCCCCACCTGCCTGCGGTTTCTTCGTGATGTAGACGCCGTCCTGGAAGACACGAGTGTCTTTGTCCGGGACGCGCGTCAACTGTTCGATGTCGGCGGCGGTCTGCCCGACGGCTTCCTTGTCGGGACCGGAGAGGGTGATCTCCTCGCCGTCGACCTGTACCTCCGTGTCGCCGCGAATCTGCACCGTTCGCGGCGCGCGCTCGCCGAGGAAGTTCTCGATGACGACTTCGTCGCCCTCGACGGTGACCTGCATCGGGAAGTGGGCGTAGAAGATTTCCATCTGATACTCCCAGCCCTCGGTCACGCCGTGGAACATGTTCCTGACGTGGCTCTCGAAGGTGCCGAGCGTCGCGTGCGTGTTGGCGTCGTCGGCTTCGCTCTCGATTACCACGTGGTCGTCCTCGACGCGCACCGACACGTCGGGGAACCAGAGGCGTCGCGTGACGCTCCCGTTCGGTCCCTCGACGGTCAGATCCAGGTGGTCCATTTCGGCGGACACGTCGTCCGGAATCTGGAGTTCTGTTCGGTTCATTGTTAGTAGACGTACGCGATCACTTGGCCACCGATGCCCTGTTCGCGGGCCTCGTAGTGACTCATGACGCCGTGGCTGGTCGTGACGACGAGTGCCCCGTAGTCACGGGCGGGGAGGTATCGCTTCTCCCACTTTTCGTACTCGTCGGCGCCCGCGGAGTAGCGGGGCTTGACGACGCCACAGCGGTTGATCGCACCTTTCAGTTCGACGTCGAAGCGACCGGACTTACCATCATCGACGAACTCGAAGCCGTCGATGTACCCGCGGTCGTAGAAGACCTCGAGTACCGATCCGATCACGTTCGACGCGGGCTGTACCGTATGGGACAGATGTCCCACGCTTTCGGCGTTGTCGAGTCCCGAAAGCGCGTTCGAGAGGGGATCGTTCCCTGCCATTGTTATCGATACTTCTTGAAGCCCATGTCGCGCGCGACCTCTCGGAAGCACTGCCGACACAGGAAGATGTCGTACTTCCCGACGAGTCCCTGTTCGCGGTCGCACCGACGACACTGGTGGCGGTCGTCGGTCCGCGGCGAGGCGTGCTCACCGGTCACGTCGCGTTCGTCCTGGGTTGATTCACTTTCGCTCATTGCGTAACCTCCACGTCAAAGGTGGATTCGACGAAGGCGACGGCGTCGTCTGCGTCGAGTCGGTGGGAGGACGGAATCTGTCGCGACTCCTTGTTCCGCTTCGTGACGCGGTAGCCCGGACGAACCAGGTTGACGGTCACGTCGAGTCCGTAGATTCCGATGTTCGGGTCGTACTCCTGGCTCGGGAACTCCGTGTGTTCCTCGACGCCGAAGCTGAAGTTACCCGTGTCGTCGAACTGCTGGGGCGAGATGTCGGCCACGGCGAGCGCCGTTTCGAGGAACTCGATCGCGTCCTCGCCACGGAGCGTCACCTTGGCACCGATGGGGTCGCCCTCACGGATGTTGAACGCCTGGACCGTCCGCTTGGCCTGCGTCCGCACGCTCTGCTGACCAGTGACGCTCTCCAGGATGTCCTCGGCGTCCGCGAGTTCGCGGCCACCTTCGCCGACGCCCATGTGGACGACGACCTTCTCGATTTGCGGCTCGCGCATCTCGTGGAACTCTGCGCTTTCACTCATTCGTCGTCATCCTCCGTGAAGTTCTCGTCAATCACGACGACGTAGTCTTCGATGGTCTCGAAGCCGTCGCCGTCGTCCTGGGTGACGGTGACGACGTTGTCGCCGCTCCCGGGCGTCACGGTAATCGTGTCGATTTCGCCGATTTCGCCGGCGTGGCTGCCGGCGACGGCGGTCACGAGTGCACCCTCTTCGTAGACGAAGTGGGCCACGATATCCTTGGTCTCGTTGTCGATGACGAGCGAGTCGCCGGTGTCGTACTCGGTGCCCGCGTCGACGCGAACGTTCGCGCCGTCGTGGAGCGTGAGCTGGATGTCGCCGCCGGAGACCTGCGTCTTGCGGACGATTTTGCCGAGGCGGCTCCCTGCCGCGTCGGCGTCGATGGGCGTCAGCGAGAGCCGACCGCCCTCGTCCGGGAACACGCGGTACTGCTCTTCGCGCTCGACAAAGGAGAGGATGTCGAACATCCCGATGGGGCGCTCGACGTCCGAGGGTGCGTCCCCGTTGACGAGCACGCCGTTCTCGTTGAGCGCGTAGTTGGCTTCTTTCCGCGAGTCGACGTAGCCGAGCACGTCCCGCAGGACGATGAGCAGGGGAACCCCCGCCTCGCCGTGCGGACCGGCACCGGCCTTGACCGTCCACGTCGCGGTCTTCCGTTCGACCGGCCAGGACTTCGGTACTGAGAGTCGCTTCTGGTGTCGCGTCATTCGCTACCTCCTTCGAGACGCGCCTGCCGGCGGTCGTCCTCCAGGTCGAGTTCGGTCACGCGAAGGTTGCTCGCGTCGAGCGGCCGGGGCACCTCTTCGCCGTCGGCCTTCTCGACGGTCACGTCTTCGACGTGAACGACCTCGTCCGTGAGGTCCACCGCGACCACTTCGGCTTCTTCGCCGGCGTGGTCGCCGCGGAGCACCTCGACGGTGTCGCCCGCGTTGACGCGGACCGAACGCTGGTCGTACTCCTCGCGGAGGTCGTCGGCCAGCGTGGCTCGGACCTGGTCGTGTCGCTCGTGCAGGGGCGCGTTTCGCTTCTGTGTGCGCTGTTTGTGTGGCTGTCGAGTCATACGATCATCGTTGCCGTGGATGCGATGCTCCCGAAGCGTTCGGCGACTTCGCGCGCAACAGGACCCTTGATTTCGGTCCCGCGAGGCTCTTCCATGTCGTCGATGACGACGGCGGCGTTGTCCTCGAACTTGACGCGCGTGCCGCTCGGGCGGCGAATGGGCTTGCGCTGGCGGACGACGACCGCCTCCAGCACCTGCCGGCGCATTTCCGGCGTGCCCTTGGTGACCGAGACGGTCACCTTGTCGCCGATGCCCGCTTTGGGGTGTCGGTTCTTCGTACCGGAGTAGCCCGCGACGCTGATAACCTTCAGTTCGCGAGCGCCGGTGTTGTCGGCGCAGTTGATCAGCGACCCTTTAGCGAGGCCACGGGTGACGTCGGCCTTCAGCGCCTCCATCACTCGTCACCTCCCAGTCGCTCGACGACCACGTGTGATTTGGTCTTCGAGAGGGGTCGCGTCTCCGCGATGCGGACCGTGTCGCCTTCCTCGAGACCCAGGCACGGAGGTGCGTGGGCCGGAATGCGACTCCGGCGTTTCATGTATCGGTCGTACTTCGGAACGCGAACGTCGTATTCGCGCTCGACGACGACCGTCTTTTCCATTGCTGTGGAGGCGACCGTACCTTCCAGCGTCTGGCCGCGCACGGAAAGCGATCCGTGGAACGGACAGTGCTGGTCGGTACAGGCGTCCTCCGGTTCTGTTACGTTCAGTCCTATCGCCATGTGGATACACCTGCCTTCTCGGTTCGCAAGGCGGGTCGTGAGAGCAGTCGTGTGCCATCCACCGTAACGTAGGCCGCGTCCTCGCAACCGTCAGACTGACCAGTTCGGCTGGCAGTTTCCGGCGGAAGTTTGGGCGCGGTCCCCGACACCTTCGCGGCGTCGGCGGCTTCATCTGTGCACGGAATCGTGAATTCGAAGGTCGTCCCCGACTTGGGGAGGCGTCGCACCCGAGACCCGGCCGACAGACTGAGCGTCCGCATCGTCTCGCTGACGACGCGGCCGCTAATCCCGACAGCGTCGGGATTCGTCGACTCGACGACCCGCGCGTGCAGGCCGTTGAGTTCGTGTCGGACCAGGGTTTCGGGTGTGAGTGCCATCAGATATCGCCTTCTTCGCGCTGAATCGTCTTGATTCGCGCGATTGTCTTCTTCAGTTCGCCGACTCGCGACGGGTTCTCGGGCATCCCACCAGCGGCCTGGACGGCCTTGGCGTTCAGCAGTTCCGTCTCGAGCTCTTCGAGTTCCGCCTCGCGTTCGGCGGGCGTCATGTCGCGAATCTCTGCGGTGTGGAGAATCGCCATTTACGTGTCCTCCTCGTCGTCGGCGGGTTCGTCTTCAGCAGACTCTTCCATCTCCTCGACGAGGTCCGCGGCCTCCTCGGCCACGTCCTCGTCGAGCTCCTCTTCGTCCTCGGAGGACTCGTCGACCGTCTCCTCGGGGGAGTCGTCGGTCTCCGAGTCGTCGTCGGTCTGGGTCTCTTCGACGACTTCCTCGACGATTTCCTCGTCGATCTCCTCGTCGATGACGTCCTCGGGGCCCTCGGTGGGCACCTCGACATCGTCGCCTTCGCCAACGTCCGGAACGTCGCCCGGCTCCTCTTCGAGGAGCTCCTCGACGCCTTCGCCCGTCTCCGCGGCCTGCTCGACCGGTTCGATGTCGGCGTCTTCGGCGATTTCGAAGTCGTCGGGGAGTTCGGCTCCCGGCGGGATGATCTTCACCGTCACGCCGATGGTACCGAGCTTCATCACGGCGACGCCCTGCCCCTCATCCACGATGGACTCGGCGGGTTCGCCGTTGTGCTTGATGTAGCCGCGGTTGAACTTCTCGACGCGCGAGCGAGCGCCCGTGACCTTCCCGGAGAGGACGATTTCGGCGCCGAGGGCGCCGGCTTCCATGATCCGGTCGATGGTCGTGTGGCCCGCTTTGCGGAAGTACCAGCCACGCTCGAGGGCGTTGGCCAGTCGGTCCGCGACGATGCGTGCGTTGAGGTCGGGTTCGTCGACCTCCTGCACGTCGATCTGGGGGTCGTCGAGGTTGAACCGCTCTTCGAGTTCCGTGGTCACCTTGCGGATGTTCTTCCCACCCTTGCCGATGACCATTCCGGGCTTCTCGGCCTTGAGGACGATCTGGGTCCCCATCGGGGTCTTGGCGACATCCATGCCGCCGTAGCCCGCGCGGCCGAGTTCGTCCGCGAAGAACTCGTCAATCTGGGAGCGCTGAAGTCCGTTCTCGATGAACTGGTGTTCGTCAGCCATTATTCCTCGTCCTCCTCGATGATGAGTTCGACGTCACAGAGCGTGGTGTTCCATGGGTCCGCGCGACCGAACGCACGGGGCTTGCGACCCTGTCGTTCGCCGACCTTGTGGGCGGCGACGTGGTTGATCGTCATGGACTCGCCGTCGAAGCCCTGTTCGTCCGCGTTGTTGCGGGCGTTCTCGATGAGCTTCAGGAAGTCCTTGCTGGCCTTCTCGGGGTAGCGACCGGCGTCCCAGCCGTCGATGTCGCTCCGGTGACCGACACCGGAGTTGTGCTGTTTGAACGGGACCGACTGCTTCTCGTCGATCACGTCCTGCAGGTACGCCTCGGCGTCGGCGACGGTCATGCCCTTGATCGCGCGGGCGATGGCCTTGCTGTGCTTGATGCTGATGGGCCGCTCTCGGAGCATCGCCTTGGCGGTCGTCTCCGGGTCGGCCTCGACGCTGTAGTTGATTCCCATATGTTACTTGAGTGGCACGAACTTCGAGGACCGGGTCGCGCCGATGCCGGCCTGACCGTGCTCGACCGAGGTTCGGGTGAGCTGGAACTCGCCGAGGTAGTGCCCGATCATCTCGGGTTCGACCTCGACACGCTGGAACTCCTGGCCGTTGTAGACCGAGAAGGTCAGCCCGACGAAC is a genomic window of Haloplanus vescus containing:
- a CDS encoding 50S ribosomal protein L18, translating into MATGPRYKVPMRRRREDRTDYHQRLRLLKSGKPRLVARVSNRHVRAQLITPGPDGDETHVAASSEDLDEYGWDAPTGNLPSAYLTGYLAGMRAIEAGLSEAVLDIGLNTATPGNKVFAVQEGAIDAGLEIPHSDNVLADWSRNRGEHIAEYAEQLDEPLYSGDLDATDLPEHFDEVRERLMEDNEQ
- a CDS encoding 50S ribosomal protein L19e; the protein is MTDLSAQKRLAADVLDVGEDRVWFDPEEQGEIADAITREDIRDLVDQGTIQQKDASGNSRGRARERADKRAYGHQTGAGSRRGTAGARKNSKEDWTSRIRAQRRRLRELRDDGPLDRTQYRELYNKAGGGEFDSVARLEAYIENNYDVEVSD
- a CDS encoding 50S ribosomal protein L32e — protein: MSDEIQDIEDIGGVGPSKAEAIRAAGYESIEDLKAASQSELADIDGVGNALAARIKADVGGLEVSEETEAEVEEETEEAEDESEEAETELRPRGHADKTPDLDDEAARALVQKRRQGKPKFNRQDHHKKKRVDPSWRKPRGTLSKQRRGIKGKGAVVEAGYRSPKAARGLHPSGFEEVRVHNTDDLEGVDPDTEAVRIASGVGARKRERIEDVCEDREIRVLNPTYIEVEVEEEAE
- a CDS encoding 50S ribosomal protein L6 — protein: MNRTELQIPDDVSAEMDHLDLTVEGPNGSVTRRLWFPDVSVRVEDDHVVIESEADDANTHATLGTFESHVRNMFHGVTEGWEYQMEIFYAHFPMQVTVEGDEVVIENFLGERAPRTVQIRGDTEVQVDGEEITLSGPDKEAVGQTAADIEQLTRVPDKDTRVFQDGVYITKKPQAGGA
- a CDS encoding 30S ribosomal protein S8, which codes for MAGNDPLSNALSGLDNAESVGHLSHTVQPASNVIGSVLEVFYDRGYIDGFEFVDDGKSGRFDVELKGAINRCGVVKPRYSAGADEYEKWEKRYLPARDYGALVVTTSHGVMSHYEAREQGIGGQVIAYVY
- a CDS encoding 30S ribosomal protein S14 — protein: MSESESTQDERDVTGEHASPRTDDRHQCRRCDREQGLVGKYDIFLCRQCFREVARDMGFKKYR
- a CDS encoding 50S ribosomal protein L5 is translated as MSESAEFHEMREPQIEKVVVHMGVGEGGRELADAEDILESVTGQQSVRTQAKRTVQAFNIREGDPIGAKVTLRGEDAIEFLETALAVADISPQQFDDTGNFSFGVEEHTEFPSQEYDPNIGIYGLDVTVNLVRPGYRVTKRNKESRQIPSSHRLDADDAVAFVESTFDVEVTQ
- a CDS encoding 30S ribosomal protein S4e; translation: MTRHQKRLSVPKSWPVERKTATWTVKAGAGPHGEAGVPLLIVLRDVLGYVDSRKEANYALNENGVLVNGDAPSDVERPIGMFDILSFVEREEQYRVFPDEGGRLSLTPIDADAAGSRLGKIVRKTQVSGGDIQLTLHDGANVRVDAGTEYDTGDSLVIDNETKDIVAHFVYEEGALVTAVAGSHAGEIGEIDTITVTPGSGDNVVTVTQDDGDGFETIEDYVVVIDENFTEDDDE
- the rplX gene encoding 50S ribosomal protein L24, encoding MTRQPHKQRTQKRNAPLHERHDQVRATLADDLREEYDQRSVRVNAGDTVEVLRGDHAGEEAEVVAVDLTDEVVHVEDVTVEKADGEEVPRPLDASNLRVTELDLEDDRRQARLEGGSE
- a CDS encoding 50S ribosomal protein L14, with translation MEALKADVTRGLAKGSLINCADNTGARELKVISVAGYSGTKNRHPKAGIGDKVTVSVTKGTPEMRRQVLEAVVVRQRKPIRRPSGTRVKFEDNAAVVIDDMEEPRGTEIKGPVAREVAERFGSIASTATMIV
- a CDS encoding 30S ribosomal protein S17, which translates into the protein MAIGLNVTEPEDACTDQHCPFHGSLSVRGQTLEGTVASTAMEKTVVVEREYDVRVPKYDRYMKRRSRIPAHAPPCLGLEEGDTVRIAETRPLSKTKSHVVVERLGGDE
- a CDS encoding ribonuclease P protein component 1 codes for the protein MALTPETLVRHELNGLHARVVESTNPDAVGISGRVVSETMRTLSLSAGSRVRRLPKSGTTFEFTIPCTDEAADAAKVSGTAPKLPPETASRTGQSDGCEDAAYVTVDGTRLLSRPALRTEKAGVSTWR
- the rpmC gene encoding 50S ribosomal protein L29; this encodes MAILHTAEIRDMTPAEREAELEELETELLNAKAVQAAGGMPENPSRVGELKKTIARIKTIQREEGDI
- a CDS encoding 30S ribosomal protein S3, whose translation is MADEHQFIENGLQRSQIDEFFADELGRAGYGGMDVAKTPMGTQIVLKAEKPGMVIGKGGKNIRKVTTELEERFNLDDPQIDVQEVDEPDLNARIVADRLANALERGWYFRKAGHTTIDRIMEAGALGAEIVLSGKVTGARSRVEKFNRGYIKHNGEPAESIVDEGQGVAVMKLGTIGVTVKIIPPGAELPDDFEIAEDADIEPVEQAAETGEGVEELLEEEPGDVPDVGEGDDVEVPTEGPEDVIDEEIDEEIVEEVVEETQTDDDSETDDSPEETVDESSEDEEELDEDVAEEAADLVEEMEESAEDEPADDEEDT
- a CDS encoding 50S ribosomal protein L22 yields the protein MGINYSVEADPETTAKAMLRERPISIKHSKAIARAIKGMTVADAEAYLQDVIDEKQSVPFKQHNSGVGHRSDIDGWDAGRYPEKASKDFLKLIENARNNADEQGFDGESMTINHVAAHKVGERQGRKPRAFGRADPWNTTLCDVELIIEEDEE